The Haloplanus sp. GDY1 genomic sequence AGGTAGTGCATCGGCGCCAGCGCCTGCGGCGTCATGATGAACACGAGGCCGAACACGGTCACGTTGGCGGCGATGATCCGCCTCGACTTCAGGGGAAGCGTCCCGACCGTGGCGAGGATGAAGATCAACAGCAGGGCCTGCCCGACGTTGTACTGGAGCAGGAAACCGTCGATGACCTGTAACGGGAGCATTCGTACTCACAACTCGCCCGGAATCGGCCATTAAAGTTCCGTTTACGGTCGGGCGTCGGCGACCGCTACTCCCCGCGGCCGCTCGGTCCGGTGATGTCCAGCGGCCTGATCCACCCCCACCACAGCACGACGACCATCGATCCGTAGCCGAGCACGAACACGACGGATCCGAGGGTGTCGTACCCCTGCTCGTGGAGTAGTGCGCGAGCGATCCCCGAGCCCCCGATGCCGACCACGAGCAGGGCGATGACCAGCAGGACGTCCCGGCTCAGAAACGCGTCGGTGTCCATGGCGCCACGTAGAACCCCGTCGCTACTGATACTGACGGTTTCGAGAACGGGCCGCGACGCCGCTTACTGCGGCGCGGTGGCGCGGGCGATGGTGTTCGTCGACCCGCCGTTCGGGTTCGTCCAGACCACGCGGATCGTCTCGCCGGCGTCGACCTCGTTGTAGTTGGCGGTGTCGCCGGCGCTGATGGTGGCGTTGGGGAAGGGACTGGATTGATTCACGTCGCCGGCGTCGCCGTCGACGTCGATATCGGCGGCCTCGAGCGTCTCGCCGCCCTCGTGGGTGAGGTTGACGTAGTCGTCCGCCCCGCCGCCGAAGCCGTCGTCGCCCGTGTCCGAGAACTCGAAACTGAAGCTGGCTTGCGGTGCGCTGTCACTCACCTGGTCACCGAGTCCGAGGACGAACGTACCGATGACGGCGGCGAGGATGACGGTGATGGCCACCATCAGAATCACGCCGATGACCGGGCTGACCGCCCGATCCTCCGTCAGTAGGGTCTTGAGTTGCATGGGTGTGGGACACGCCGGGCCGGAGCCGAGGAGACGCCCCTCCCGTGCAGCCCCACGTCGACGTGTGTGGGACGCGAAACGCGGCGGCGAGTCATAAGTCCGCCCCGCAAATTATCACGGGAGATACTAATTTCGGCTGCTCCCCGAGAGCCTGCGGCTCACCGGCGTCGGCGTCGAAAGAATGGCGGTGTCGCGGCGTCGGTTACTGCGGCGCGGTGGCGCGGGCGATGGTGTTGGTGCTGCCGCCGGCGGGGTTGGTCCAGATGACGCGGATGGTCTCGCCGGGGTTGACGCCGCTGAACGTCGAGGAGTTCCCGGCCGAGATGGTGTCACCGGAGAAGGTGGCCCCATTAGGTGTCCCGTTGCTCCCCTCGACGGCGATGTTGCTGCTCTCCAGCGTCTCGCCACCCTCGTGGGTGATCGTTACCTCGCTGTCGTTCATGTCGAAGTCGAAGCTGAAGCTGGCCTGCGGTGCGCTCTCGCTCACTTGATCGCCGAGTCCGAGGACGAACGTGCCGATGACGGCGGCGAGGATGACGGTGATGGCCACCATCAGGATGACGCCGATCACCGGACTCACCGCCCGATCCTCCGTCAGTAGTTCCTTGAAGTTCATGGTTAAGTGACACGCCGGGCCGGAGCCGGGGGGATCGATGCTCCCGCACGGACACGCGTCGACGTGGTGTGCGACCGAAGGCGGTGCTGGATGATAAATCTCGCCCGTCAATTATCGATATTGATATCTGGGCGCGTGGTCCTCCCGCGGACACGCGACGGCCGATCCGTCGGCGAGCCGGCGGCTCACCGGGTCGGATGCGTCGAAAGAATGGCGGTGTCGCGGCGTCGGTTACTGCGGCGCGGTGGCGCGGGCGATGGTGTTGGTGCTGCCGCCGGCGGGGTTGGTCCAGATGACGCGGATGGTCTCGCCGGAGTTGACCTCGTTGTAACTGGCCCCGTCTCCCGCGCTGATCGTGGCGTTGGGGAAGGGGCTGGATTGGTTCACGCCCCCGTCGCTCCCGTCGACCTCGATGCTGGACTTCTCGAGGGTCTCGCCGCCTTCGTGGGTGAGGTTCACGTAGTCGCTGCTACCGCCGTTGAAGCCGTTACCCCCTCCCGCAGAGAAGTCGAAGCTGAAGCTGGCCTGCGGTGCGCTCTCGCTCACTTGGTCGCCGAGTCCGAGGACGAACGTTCCGATGACGGCGGCGAGGATGACGGTGATGGCCACCATCAGGATGACGCCGATCACCGGACTCACCGCCCGATCCTCCGTCAGTAGTTCCTTGAAATTCATGGTTGTCTTGACACGCCGGGCCGGAGCCGGGGGGATCGATGCTCCCGCACGGACACGCGTCGACGTGTTCGGTGGATCCTCGGCTTCCCGAGTTTTAAATCAAGCGGCCAATTCTCAGACAGAATAATTAGATGGATGACACGTCTGCGGTCGGCGGATCGTCTGGGTGACCCACCGGTAAACCGTGAGGATCGCCCGTATCAGTAGCTCCGCTCTTTCGGCTCGTAGGTCTTCGCTTCGCCCTCCAGCACGACCGGCTTGTACCAGAGTTCGGGCGCCCCGTCCGACCAGGAGACCATCGTGTGTTTGAGCCACTCGTCGTCGCGGCGCTCCTGGTGTTCCTTGCGCCAGTGGGCGCCCCGGAACTCCTCGCGGGCGAGCGCCCCGACGGTGATCATCTCGGCGATGTCCAGCAGGTTGCGCGTCTCGATGGTCTGGATCAGGTCCGTGTTGTACGTACTCGAGGGATCCGCGACGTAGACGTCCCGGTAGCGCTGGCGGGCGGCGTGGATGTCGACCAGCGCCTCCTTCAGCGCGTCCTCCTCGCGGAAGACGTTGACGTTCTCCGTCATCGTCCGCTGGACCGCCGCGCGGATGTCCGCGTGCTGGGTCCCCTCGTCGCGTTCCAGCAGGCGGTTCACGCGCTCGCGTTCGCGTTCGAGGGCGCGTTCGACGACGGCCTCGGCCGTCTCGGCCGTCGCGCCGCCGTCGGCCACGGCGTCCCCGTCCGCGCTCCACGGCTCGCCCAGTTCGACCGGCGGCTCCAGGGTCCCCGGCTCCGCGTCGGCTCCCCTGCCGACGGTCACGCGGGGGTCGCCCAGGTCCTCGCCCGCGGCGTGTCGCCCCGCGCGCTTGCCGAAGACGATCAGTTCCGGCAGAGCGTTGCCGCCGAGACGGTTCGCGCCGTGGACGCTCGCACACGCACACTCGCCGACGGCGTACAGGCCGTCGACGCAGGTCCGCCCGAACTCGTCGGTTTCGATGCCGCCCATCGCGTAGTGCTGGCCGGGCTTGACGGGCATCGGCTCCTCCAGCCCGTCGACGCCCTCGAAGTCCTCCGCCAGGTGGAGGATGTTCTCCAGGCGGTCGACGATGCGCTCCTCGCCGAGGTGGCGCATGTCGAGGTGGACGTACTCGTCCTCGATGCCGCGGCCCTCGTTGACCTCGGTCAACTCCGCACGCGAGACGACGTCGCGGGAGGCGAGTTCGCCGTCGTTGTTCGCGTACCCGTGTTCGAACATGAACCGCTCGCCCTCCTCGTTGTAGAGGATGCCGCCCTCGCCGCGCACCCCTTCCGAGATCAGGACGCCCGTGGAGGGAAGCGTCGTCGGGTGGAACTGGATCATCTCCATGTCCTCGGCGGGGACGCCCGCGCGGTAGGCCATCGCGACGCCGTCGCCCGTGTTCGCGACGGCGTTCGTGGTGTGGTCGTACACCTGTCCCAGCCCGCCCGTGGCGAGGATGACCCCGTCGCGGGCCGTGAAGGCCTCCACGTTCCCCGTCGCCGTCTCGTAGGCGACGACGCCGTGACAGGTCCGGTCCGTCGGCTCGTCCTCGTCCGACACCGCGAGGTTCAGGACGTACCACTCGTCGAACACCTCGATGCCGCGTTTCACCACCTGCTCGTACAGCGTGTGCAGGAGGTGATGTCCCGTCTCGGCGCCCGCGTACGTCGTCCGCGGGAAGGAGAGGCCGCCGAAGGGCCGCTGGGAGACCCGCCCGTCGTCGTCCCGGGAGAAGGCCATCCCCCAGTGTTCGAGCTGGATGACCTCCTCGGGACTCTCCTGGGTCAGCGCCTCGACGGCGGGGGCGTCGCCGAGGTAGTCCGACCCCTTCATGGTGTCGTAGGCGTGGAGCTCCCAGTCGTCGCCCTCGCGGAGCGCGGCGTTGATGCCGCCCTCCGCGGCGCCCGTGTGACTCCGGACGGGGTGGAGTTTCGTGACCATCGCCACGTCCGCGCCCGCTTCCTGTGCCGCGATGGCCGCGCGCAGGCCCGCCCCGCCCGCGCCGACCACGATGACGTCGTATTCGTGCATGGTTACCAGAACTTCAGGTTGCTCTTGACAGCCTCGCGTTTCAGCTCCTGGATGTGCTCGGTCAGGGGGATGTCCTTCGGGCACACTTCCGTACAGGAGAACTGGGTCTGGCACCGCCAGACGCCGTGTTCCTGTTCGATGATCTCCAGGCGCCGCTGTTTCATGTCCTCACCCTCCCGCTCGTCCATCGCGAAGCGGTAGGCCTTGTTGATCGCCGCCGGGCCGAGATACTCGTTGTCGCCCGCCGCGATGTTGCACGAGGACATGCAGGCCCCACACCAGATACACCGGGTCGAGGTCTTGATCTTCTCGCGGTTCTCGCGGCTCTGTCGTTGCTCCTCCAGGTCCCCGTCCGGTCGGTCGGTCGTCTGGAAGTACGGCTCGACCGACTCCATTTGGTCGTAGAAGTGCTCCATGTCCACGACCAGATCCTTCACCACCTCCTGGTGGGGGAGCGGTTCGATCCGCACCGGCTGATCGAGGTCCGACAGTTGGGTCTGACAGCCGAGGCGCTGGGAGCCGTTGATGAAGAGCGCGTCCGAGCCACAGATGGCCTGCCGACAGGAGTGTCGGAACGTGAGGCTGGCGTCGAACTCGTCGCGCGCGTAGATGAGGGCGTCCAGCACCGTCATCCCCGTCTCGTAGGGGACGTGGAAGTCGTCGAAGCGGGGCTCCTGTTTCCCCTCCACCTCGGGGTCGTAGCGGAACACCTTCAGGTGGTACCGCTCCGCGTCGGCGGCGGCGCGTTCGGCCTCCTCGACGCGCTTCCGTTCGCGCTCCTCGGCCCGCCGGCGCTTCTCGTCGAGGCGGCGGTCCTGTGCCGTCTCG encodes the following:
- a CDS encoding type IV pilin; its protein translation is MQLKTLLTEDRAVSPVIGVILMVAITVILAAVIGTFVLGLGDQVSDSAPQASFSFEFSDTGDDGFGGGADDYVNLTHEGGETLEAADIDVDGDAGDVNQSSPFPNATISAGDTANYNEVDAGETIRVVWTNPNGGSTNTIARATAPQ
- a CDS encoding type IV pilin yields the protein MNFKELLTEDRAVSPVIGVILMVAITVILAAVIGTFVLGLGDQVSESAPQASFSFDFDMNDSEVTITHEGGETLESSNIAVEGSNGTPNGATFSGDTISAGNSSTFSGVNPGETIRVIWTNPAGGSTNTIARATAPQ
- a CDS encoding type IV pilin; the protein is MNFKELLTEDRAVSPVIGVILMVAITVILAAVIGTFVLGLGDQVSESAPQASFSFDFSAGGGNGFNGGSSDYVNLTHEGGETLEKSSIEVDGSDGGVNQSSPFPNATISAGDGASYNEVNSGETIRVIWTNPAGGSTNTIARATAPQ
- a CDS encoding FAD-binding protein; the protein is MHEYDVIVVGAGGAGLRAAIAAQEAGADVAMVTKLHPVRSHTGAAEGGINAALREGDDWELHAYDTMKGSDYLGDAPAVEALTQESPEEVIQLEHWGMAFSRDDDGRVSQRPFGGLSFPRTTYAGAETGHHLLHTLYEQVVKRGIEVFDEWYVLNLAVSDEDEPTDRTCHGVVAYETATGNVEAFTARDGVILATGGLGQVYDHTTNAVANTGDGVAMAYRAGVPAEDMEMIQFHPTTLPSTGVLISEGVRGEGGILYNEEGERFMFEHGYANNDGELASRDVVSRAELTEVNEGRGIEDEYVHLDMRHLGEERIVDRLENILHLAEDFEGVDGLEEPMPVKPGQHYAMGGIETDEFGRTCVDGLYAVGECACASVHGANRLGGNALPELIVFGKRAGRHAAGEDLGDPRVTVGRGADAEPGTLEPPVELGEPWSADGDAVADGGATAETAEAVVERALERERERVNRLLERDEGTQHADIRAAVQRTMTENVNVFREEDALKEALVDIHAARQRYRDVYVADPSSTYNTDLIQTIETRNLLDIAEMITVGALAREEFRGAHWRKEHQERRDDEWLKHTMVSWSDGAPELWYKPVVLEGEAKTYEPKERSY
- a CDS encoding succinate dehydrogenase/fumarate reductase iron-sulfur subunit codes for the protein MSTQRPEPEAETESAETDPEAETAQDRRLDEKRRRAEERERKRVEEAERAAADAERYHLKVFRYDPEVEGKQEPRFDDFHVPYETGMTVLDALIYARDEFDASLTFRHSCRQAICGSDALFINGSQRLGCQTQLSDLDQPVRIEPLPHQEVVKDLVVDMEHFYDQMESVEPYFQTTDRPDGDLEEQRQSRENREKIKTSTRCIWCGACMSSCNIAAGDNEYLGPAAINKAYRFAMDEREGEDMKQRRLEIIEQEHGVWRCQTQFSCTEVCPKDIPLTEHIQELKREAVKSNLKFW